The proteins below come from a single Salvelinus alpinus chromosome 18, SLU_Salpinus.1, whole genome shotgun sequence genomic window:
- the ccdc80l2 gene encoding LOW QUALITY PROTEIN: coiled-coil domain-containing protein 80 (The sequence of the model RefSeq protein was modified relative to this genomic sequence to represent the inferred CDS: inserted 3 bases in 2 codons; deleted 2 bases in 1 codon; substituted 3 bases at 3 genomic stop codons), with translation MSRLFSALLVLVSLWSHSPGVSAVRPGKGRHQTRPQYEEPAGVLAPEEDHEGGGEGNPESPVASLEREKYFLVDFAGKKHLWVITAPSHSDNYLHMMEKQIHDMEQERLNCYRHHHPVIVTVIVTIIQNAMMEGRIQKTTFQGEATVESMDPGMVTKLMHYLELGDQGFSVLVRKKNLRVSERFAYPVHVEAVLKVIDQFPIRKLEKLTRKSSRLKCKIIKKRMVKKKTPVIKVSSPHMQANVRKPVEKKAALKSKIPDIHSGRSRFVIRKTPLDSKGTQIIITGKANSKAVGEDNPKKYGNVATERKTVANFSDNRPKPKDVGGGGESLRKNKSKRKSKGKNDEQKKNRKGKGNTLHRDVKENNQEALMDFVEQLKGNRRLMVIATPSDSTPQYVQQREENGLNFCDLALRKVSMATILSSGSDTTLTLHHYQLDPEPQFTSIPEKFTDPDLISRLIKEYGMSSKDFSMTLTDYDPKLNKVFHVPPPSSALMDYVDTFPSXRSEMERERNXPVACSKSQQQGGALLRFMSKRRLLIVSTSSEDDYSFQQQLQGLRGQACPMGQAPFNCXWKXSGNGMTNTFPLFFSGKNQTEKERLSWVVVNGLRDQLKLNREYFSVVGKDGDMNVWFPSPXWSLANIYDLVASMELRQQEEKLQRTLGIHCPEDTGGIYQGRDDEADERYFYHRSEVRGVNERKQPKDLKNTMAASSNECLMVVGKTLDIITDEIITIKGILLEMSLQTSILYFEIANITKTISTNS, from the exons ATGTCTAGACTGTTCTCTGCTCTGCTTGTCCTGGTTTCTCTGTGGAGTCACAGCCCAGGGGTGTCTGCCGTACGGCCAGGGAAGGGCAGACATCAGACCAGACCCCAGTATGAAGAACCTGCTGGTGTCCTGGCTCCGGAGGAAGATCATGAGGGTGGCGGAGAGGGAAACCCGGAAAGTCCTGTAGCAAGCCTCGAGCGAGAAAAATATTTTCTGGTTGATTTTGCAGGTAAGAAGCATTTGTGGGTGATCACAGCCCCGTCTCACAGCGACAACTACCTCCACATGATGGAGAAACAGATCCATGACATGGAGCAGGAGAGGCTAAACTGTTATCGTCACCATCATCCAGTTATCGTCACCGTTATCGTCACCATCATCCAGAACGCAATGATGGAAGGCAGGATCCAGAAGACCACCTTCCAGGGAGAGGCCACTGTGGAGAGCATGGACCCAGGCATGGTCACAAAGCTAATGCATTACCTGGAGCTGGGGGACCAAGGCTTCTCCGTGCTAGTCAGGAAGAAGAACCTGAGGGTAAGTGAGCGGTTTGCCTACCCCGTCCATGTAGAAGCCGTCCTCAAAGTTATTGATCAGTTCCCCATACGCAAGCTCGAAAAACTCACTAGGAAGAGCTCCCGTCTGAAATGTAAAATTATCAAGAAGAGGATGGTGAAGAAAAAGACTCCTGTGATA AAGGTATCCAGTCCCCATATGCAGGCAAACGTAAGGAAGCCCGTGGAAAAGAAGGCTGCACTGAAGAGCAAAATTCCGGACATCCATAGTGGTCGCTCCAGGTTCGTCATTCGAAAGACACCCCTTGATTCAAAAGGAacacaaataataatcacagggaAGGCAAACTCCAAAGCTGTGGGGGAGGACAACCCAAAAAAGTATGGAAATGTTGCTACAGAAAGAAAAAC TGTAGCCAACTTTAGTGATAATAGGCCAAAACCAAAGGACGTTGGTGGGGGAGGAGAATCCTTGAGGAAAAACAAATCCAAAAGAAAAAGCAAAGGGAAGAATGATGAGCAGAAGAAGAACAGAAAAGGCAAAGGGAATACATTGCACAGAGATGTGAAAGAGAACAACCAGGAAGCACTGATGGACTTTGTAGAGCAGTTGAAGGGGAACAGAAGACTTATG GTGATAGCCACGCCCAGTGACAGTACACCTCAGTATGTCCAGCAGAGGGAGGAGAACGGGCTTAATTTCTGTGACCTCGCCCTCAGGAAAGTTTCTATGGCAACCATCCTGAGCTCAGGGTCTGATACCACCCTCACCCTGCACCACTACCAACTTG ATCCTGAGCCTCAATTCACCTCAATACCAGAGAAGTTCACTGACCCAGATCTCATCTCTCGACTGATAAAGGAGTACGGGATGTCCTCCAAGGATTTCTCCATGACTCTGACTGACTACGACCCAAAGCTCAAT AAAGTATTTCATGTACCTCCACCCTCATCTGCGTTGATGGATTATGTTGACACCTTTCCGTCGTGACGGTCtgaaatggagagggagagaaa tccTGTCGCCTGCTCCAAATCCCAACAACAGGGTGGGGCACTGCTGAG GTTCATGTCTAAAAGGAGACTGCTGATCGTCTCTACTTCATCTGAGGATGACTACTCCTTCCAACAGCAGCTCCAGGGGCTGAGAGGACAGGCCTGTCCTATGGGTCAGGCTCCCT TCAATTGTTGATGGAAATAATCGGGAAATGGCATGACAAACACCTTTCCTTTATTCTTCTCAGGGAAGAACCAAACTGAGAAGGAGCGTTTGTCATGGGTTGTGGTCAACGGTCTCCGGGATCAGCTGAAGCTCAACCGGGAGTACTTCAGTGTGGTGGGGAAGGACGGGGATATGAATGTCTGGTTCCCCTCCC TGTGGTCTCTGGCCAACATCTATGACCTGGTGGCCTCCATGGAGCTGCGGCAGCAAGAGGAGAAGCTGCAGAGGACTTTGGGTATTCACTGTCCTGAGGATACTGGCGGAATTTACCAAGGTCGTGATGATGAAGCAGACGAGCGCTACTTTTaccacaggtcagaggtcagaggagTGAACGAGAGAAAACAGCCCAAAGACCTTAAAAACACCATGGCAGCAAGCTCAAATGAATGTTTAATGGTTGTGGGTAAAACACTTGACATAATAACAGATGAAATCATAACCATTAAAGGAATTTTATTAGAAATGTCTTTGCAAACTAGCATTTTGTACTTTGAAATTGCTAACATTACCAAAACAATATCTACAAATAGTTGA